The window AGGGTATTTAATAGGAAAAGATTTGCCCCTCCTAAACCAAAATGTGACCCCAGCAATGATTCCCAGCCTTGTGCCTCTGGGGGTAACCCCTCAGGCATTTCGGGTCTTTCTCCCCAGCAAGGGGCCCAGGTCTTGGGAATTTCCCCTGAGCCAGCAGCCACTGTCCCAACTCCCCCTGCCCGGCGGAAGCACAAGACCCAGGAGAGCCCTTCCCAGAAACCGAAAGCCCACAGGACCCCTTGTGAGGTAAGGGTGACATGACAGCTTTTTTGAGAGTCTGACTTCATGGAAAATGTTTCCAAAGCAGTCTGGCAGCCAGAGTGCTTGGGGTTATTTAtggaaggggagtggggaggagacgCAGTACTAGGCAGGGCCAGGGGACATCTGCTGCAACCCCACACCCAGGCCCATCACCTAATTTCAGATCTACAGGGCTGGCAAACCTGTCTTTAGCTGCCTGAGCCCATTTGCTCAGAGTATACGGAAAAATCTCTTCCTCTGGTGTCCTAGCATCTGAGGAGGAGGTCCACTGTGACCAGGGGAAGTTTTTAAAGCCTTCAGGTGCTAGAGGGGCTTTCCATGGGGAATTGAAAGCTTAGTTCACCCCAGGGACAGAGGGATCGACAGAACCTGTGGCTACATCTGTTCCTGACCATCTTCTCTGCTCTGCCTGTCTATTTTGGTCATGTAATCGGTGTTTCCAGGAGCTGCTGGGCTCCGAGGGAGCCTTGTGGCTATCCCTGTGATCCTATCCAATGTGAAGGCACATCCCTCTGACAGCCGAGGAGGCAGCAGGGTTGTGGAACCAGTGGAGATGAACTACAGGGGATAGACTAGGCAGATCTGTTTCACTAGGCAGGATCCCTCCATGCTCCAAGAATCTCCTTATAACCCTCAAAGGACTTGAAAATTAgcatcagctaggtggcacagcagatagagtcaAGGAGATCTGAGTTTGGATCCCAattcagacacctattagctatgGCTTAAtctcttggactcagtttcatcatctctaaaatggagataataagagccaCCTCAaagtgttgtaaggatcaaatgacataatagagttaaaatgctttgcagactttaaatctctctctctctctctctctctctctctgtctctctctctctctctctctctctctctctctctctctctctctctctctatatatatatatatatatatatatatatatatatatatatatatatatgccagctCTCCCCAGGCTGCCCATAACCTTTCCTCTCTCTTAATACTAACCCTTGGATTAAATCTGTGGTTACTCCAACTCCCAGGTTAGCTAGTACTCTAGCAAGGGATGGTTCAGTGGAGGAGTTGGGGTATATTGGGTCTCTCTGGGATTTCCTTCATCTTACCTTCCCCCTTGAGAGAACACAAAAGCATCTGAAAAGCTCTACTGAAAGGGGCAGTGCTACAGGACAAGAGgctcaagtcacttagcctgtgagcctcagtttcctcatctggaaattggGGGAAATAGTGTCAGtagcacctcccttccagggttgtcATGGGGCTcaagtgagagagtgagagtaaagggctttgaaaatttttaaagcacCACATTAATATCAGGGATAAGGATAAAGACTTCTTTATAGTTACTGGGTTTGGGGTTAGATGCGCAAACTGAGTTCCAATTTTGATTCtgccatttactctttttttttttcaacaaacatttattttattttttccagttacatataagggtagttttcaacattcattttcataagatttagagttccaaatttttctccctccctccctttcctcctccctccacaagatcacaaccaggttatatatgtacaatccacaagtgtttttttttttaatcagttctttctatgggggtggatagtaagcttcctcattagttccttgggattgtcttggatcattgaattgctgagagtagttaagtcattcacaattgctcattgaacaatactgctgtcactatgcacaatgtcctcccagctctgctcatttcactatatattgatgttcattagtctttccaggtttttctgggatcatcctgtttgtcatttcctgtagcacaagaccattccactacaatcatatagcacagctttttccatcattcctcaattgatggacattcccttgattctcaattcttagccttcacaaagagttgctataaatattttttgtacaattttcccccttttctctttttcatgattactattgttaactgtttcccttccatcctattcccttccccatgatatttattctattatccattttctttcatcctatcactcttcaaaagggatttgcttctgtctgtcccctcccccactctgcccttccttcttttgcccctctctctttatcccctttccctcctattttcttgcagggttagagagattactctacccaattgagtgtgtacattattccttctttgagccaattctaatgagattgaggtctttgagccaattctgatgagtgttaggatcatttactgcccagattaaatagattactccacccaattgggtgtgtgtgttagtccctccttgaggcaactctgatgagtttaaggtctttgaggcttttctgaggagtgtaaaattcatttactgccctgctcttctcccatctcttcccccactccataagcctttttcctgtttctttcatgtaggtttttacctctgtccttccccctcccccagtgcattctcctcacccctcaattgaactctaaagatgtcattatggggcagctaggtgacacagtggaaaaagcatcacccctggacccagggggataccagccaaaacccagcctcagacacaagatagtcacccactgtacgaccccaggtatgtccctcaactccaatttttttatagctctctagggtcttgtatttgaaagtcaaatttgccattcagttcaggtcttttcattaagaatacctgaaagtcctctttttcattaaagtcacattttttcctttgaaagattattctgagttttgctgggtaggtgattcttggttgtaatcccaattcctttgccctctggaatatcattttccatgccctccagtcctttaatgtagaagctgctagatcttgtgctatcctgactggggctccacagtacttgaattctttctttttggcagcttgcaatattttctccttgacctgagagctctggaatttggctataatattcctaggagttttccttttgggatctctttctggaggtgattggtggattcttcccatttttattttaccttcttcttctagaatttcagggcaattttccctgagaatatcttggaagatgatgtccaagctctttccttgatcatggttttcaggtagaccaataattttcaaattatctctcctggacctattttccaggtcagcaggttttcccagaagatatttcacattgccctctatttttttattcatttggatttgctttattgtgtcttggtttctcataaagtcactggctttcatttgttcaatcctcattcttaggcaattattttcatcagagagcttttccatttggcttttcaagctgttgacttttttctcatgtctttcctgcatcaccttcatttctctttccattttttcttctacctctctaactttatcttcaaagtcctttttgagcacctctatggcctgagaccaatttatatttttcttggaagctttagatataggggccctggtgttgacattttcctctgagggtgcaccttggtcttccttgttactgaagaaactttctatggtcctcacctttccctgtctgctcatcttgcctttcttttacttgacttttaggtccttaaagtggggcactgtttccaggctgcagtatcccaagcttgagaagtcccaggtggtatgatttaaggaggatcaggttcttcacttgcctggcctgttccctggtccatacatgaccccagaccaacttgctaatcaaccagctttgtgtgttgtggttgttagctccaatgagcctgtgcttctccccgacctgggccactgctactcaggcctaccttctggttctcagcaggggtgtagaatccaagttctgcctcagcaccagcatagacccctatagtctcccccctgcccagggctcagtcctctcaccagactgtgagcttagttccagatgacactggcgcttcagctgattcagaggctctgggggtctgcttctctggtgaggccttcctgggactggatctctgtcagggtgactgtggggttgggcttgactcctttattagcacaacagctccctcctgctgacctttcaagctgttcttggttagaagatgatttcagcacattcttctgtgagttttgctgctccaggcattttcctatggtgttatttggatgttttttttgatcaattgtgtcatgagttcaagagcctGCCATTTActctttgtgtgaccttaggcaaatgatCTGACTtgtttgggtttcagtttcctgatctgtaaaataaggaagtcagaactgatgacctctgaggtgtcttttctctttaaatctaTGAGACACATAAGATCTTCCATTGTGTTCTCCATAAAGGCAAAGAGTGGTCCTGTTACAATAAAGGCCCAGACTTCTGACTTTAGGGACTAGAGATAATCATTTGTATATCGATCAACAGGTATTTTTTGGACACTGACTAGGTACCCAGCCCTTCAGGAAGACAAAGGAGGAAGACAGGGCCCTATCTTTGAGGACCTCACAGGCTTGTTAGGGAGACAGATGGACACTCATGTGACAGGAATAGGAAAATTTAGGGCCCAGCTGGGTGATACTGATAGGATGTCAGCAGGGAGGAATTCAATAAAGGGAGAGAGATCAGGGTGAGCGTCCTTGAAGAAATTGCCAGACCCAATCAGGAGCTTCCTGTAGCCCCCTATTGCTGTTATCATTTAGATTTTAGTTTTCCAGGGAACAAAGAGGTTAGGAAGAAGAGGGCAGCCATATCAGGAGACCCAGAGTCAGGGAGAAGTGTGGCTCCTGATAAGTCTGGGTGGGGGAGTGGAGAGGTGGGGGATGGGCAAAGGTCTTCTTAAGGAAGGAGAGCTGGGGTTTGTGGATCAGAAGCAGTCAGCAAGTTGGGAAGGGCTTTGATAAAGAGATGGGCTCCTGAGTTTCTGGTAACACAAGGTAACATACAAGGTGAAGCATCTAAGATCTGTACCCCACTGCTACATTACTTGGAAGGAATTGACCCATTCGGAACACTGCCTGGCTTTtgtcttgccttctcaagagaaGGGTAGTGTTAGTGTGACCTGCTGAGGACGAGGGGCCCCAGAGGGGACAGGATCCAGGACTTCACATCATTAGGAGGAGCTGATGGATATATGGAAGATGGAGAAGCAGGCTTAGGGAAACCTTTGCAGGAAGCAGTTTTATTTAGATACAGTCAGCCTGGGAGAATAGGATGCTCTAAAACTGTCCTTGaaactttcctcctctcctcctggcTCTTTTCTCAGCCCAACAAAGACCATCAATCCAGGGCTGTAGACTCAGCCCAAGTATGCAGACAGAAATCTGATGCCTTAGAATTGAATGAGGTACCAGGCTTTGCCCCTGACCAAATCCTTCCTATCTAGCCCCAATTCCTAGTGGGAAACTCAGTATGATAGCGCATGAAACAGATGGGAAGGCTCCCGTACTACTGCCCTGGTAAGGATAGAGCAAGGCCCGAGCAAGGTTGTTGCAGCTCAGTCTTGCTGCAGAGAAATCTCAGAACAGGCACAATAGGCACAGAAGATAGCAGGGGCCtgtgtggtttagtggaaagaacactgaatctgGGGTcatgggagacctgggttctaatccagaCTGACATTGGCTAGTCATGtcccactgtaaaatggggataatagtagctaTGGTATCTGCTTTACTGAGAAGCTGTGTGATCTGGTGGATAAAGAAATCACCTTGGAtctagaaagacctgagttcaaatcccaattctgataTGTCCcagctctgggaccctgggcaagtcccaactTCCCAgtactctaggcaattctctaagagagaaggggcagacctacattggtagagggaattccctcATACCAATGTtctctatgccagtgaaatcaccaCTCTGGTCCCTATTGCTGTTTATCTCCTAGTATCAATTGGGGATCGAGTGACATAATGCATGTAAATAGCTTTGCAAACTTCAACAACCCAAATATATTATGTCTTCCTCTTTCTGTGTTCTCAGGCCCCGGAGACGCAGGTGGCCCGAGCACCTGCCCCATCTGCTGACCGTAGATCTGCTGCAGAGGGTCTCAACCACAATGTTGAAGGAAAACAGGGGAGCAGTGAGCCCATGGATGTGGAGATGTGGGAGGAGGCGAGGACGCAGACGGGAAGAAGGACGCCGATGGATGTTAGTGCCCAGATGGAGAGCACACAGGAAGATGTGAGGACACAAGGGAATGTGAAGCAACAGGTTGTTGGGAGAATGCCTATGGAAAGCACAGAGACAGATGGGAGGACACAGGTGGGCACAGTAACACAGCCAGAGTGGGAGAGTGGCCACAATCAGCAGCCTACAGCCCCTGACTCCTACACTGCAGAGGTTCCTCAGAGACGTAGTAGCTTCAGGAGGCCGCCCATGGAATCTTCCCATCCTTCACTGCTGAGACCTGAGGAGACACAGGGTCCAGCCCTCAGGAATGCGCAAGGGAGCATGCAGAGCCTTACAGCCCCTCTTGGTCCAGAAGCTGGTGGGAGGCCCGTGGACAGAGAGGAAAGCAGAGGACCAGGGGAACCAGTCCCTAGTGAAATGGACAAGGTGCCCAGGCCCACTGAGGAGCCTGAGATCTCTATGGAAGAGTCTAGCCCCATGGCAGAGGTGACCTCGGGCCTCAGCTCAGGCTCCCATCCAACTTCTCCCAGAAGCACCAAAGCCCCCAGCATTCCTAGACTAAAGGCAGTCTCCCTCCCAAAGAAGAACAGGCAGGAAGAGCAAGTTGAAGGAGGGCATGCCGGGGTGGCTGTGATGCCCCATCCAGAAGCAGCCCAGGCTGTGGGGTGCTCTGATCCAGAGGCGCAGCCTCCCTGTGAAGCCTCGCCCAGAGTGGGGACACCCAACCCTGGTCATTGTGCAGAGACCGAGGCTGTGGTGAGTAGAGGCGGTGTTGTCGGTGCACAGGGGGAGTCTGAACCTGAGGTTCCAGGAGCTGAGCTGAGGGCCCCCAGCCCTGTGGCGCCTGACAGTGCCCTCATTGATTCCTTGAAGAATTATTTACTCCTTCTTTTGAAGCTGTCCAGTGCAGAGACAGACCGAAGTGAAACTGAAGCCAGGGGGAGACCAGAGGGCCAGCAGCCCCCTGCGGGGGGACCGGGGCCCCCAGACACTCTGGCGCCAACAGTGGAGATCGCTGGCTTGAGCCCCCGCACATCTCGGAAGATTCTCGAGCGAGTGGAGAACAACCACCTCATTCAGAGTGCGCAGAGCTTGCAACTGAGCCCCTGTACCTCCCGTCGGCTCACTGGCCTCCTTGACCAGGAGGTGCAGTCTGGTCACAAGGCCCTGGCAGCCGGGAAGCCACTGAGAAGAAACCCCAGTCCACTGACTGTCCCTACTATTGTAGTGGGGGAGGAGACCCAGGTGCCAGCTCCAGAGAACAGTGACAAGGGGGCcactgaggagagcagagtgggggaGTCCCTTTGGGTCAGTGGGGATCAAGGGTCCCTCAGGATGGGCAAGAATAAGAGAGAGGAGCCCTGCAGGGATGCTGAGCTCTCAGGAGATAATGGGGGGGGTCTCCCAGGTGCAACCCCAGAGGAGCTGGCCTTAGGAGCTCGGAGGAAGAGATTTCTCCCAAAGGCCAAAGTGTCTGGAGACGGGGAAGCACCTGCTCCTGAAGACAGGGAAAGCCCTACAGTGTCACCCCGTGGGTCCAGGAAGAGCCTGGCCCCTGGATCCCCACTGATTCCTCCGAAGGAGAGACATTCCCCTTCCCAGAACAGAAAGATGCTCGAGGTGCCTCGTTCAGATGACGACTCTGCAGACCCGGGCTCTGGGCCCAAGGGCAGTGGGCCAGACTCGGAGTTGGCCTCCGAAGATGGCAAGCAGGATGAGATGGCCAAGCCCAGAAAAAGCAAAGACCTTTTCAAGGGTGAGAGCTTGTTGGGGAAGAGAGGGTAGAAGGTTcatgggagagaaggaaagctGTCTTAGGATATGGGGCCTTGCTTTCCATGTGCAGACATGGCTACTGCCTCCTTGCTACCTCatgcagtgaaaagagcacttcCAAGAGGCTTGTTTTAGGGGCAGTTGGTTAAAGGGAGCCCAGTCTTTGCTTAGGGGCCTGGAATGTAAATTTATGCACCTATTCTTGCCTCTTCTAGAGGGAAGCCCCGTTTTCTTAGTTGCCTGCCCCCTTGCTTTGGCCCCTCTTTACACCCTGGTCTGCGGACTGTTTGCCCCAAGAAAAGACATTTGGAAACAGTAGTTAAAACCTGTTGCAGACAGGTTTGTGGTCAGGGTGGATCAGGGctcttgaaatcaggaaggctgTAGCGCTCTTAATGCCAGTCTGTTGCCTAGGAACcattctgctttttctctatgcCAGGGCTCAGTCTGTCCCCTCAGGCCTCACTTGGGATTCAATTAAATAGCAATTCAATTTTACAGACACTTGTTAAGGGACTCCTCCAGGCAACATGCTGTGCTTGGGGAGGgtagatacaaagtttagataaggtAAAtaccctgatttttaaaatagtttatagtctaataggggaacAGTGGcacacacaggtagtaatagTGTAAAATAATATGTAGAAAATGCCTAATGAGGATATAAAGTGCTATGTGAGGTTGGGGCGTGGGCAGATGAAGGCCATCACAGACTGGAGGATCAGGAGGAGAACCAGTGAAAAGAATGGTGACTCTGGAgtcttgggtttaaatcccatgACTGATGCATACTACCTGCATCACCTTGGGCAAGACAGTTAACCTCCATGGATCTtggtttccccatgtgtaaaatgagagattggatAAAATGGCCTATccattttcttccagttctaatccTGTGATCCCGTGCATCAGGCTTTAGAGCGCGGAACGAACAGGTAGAGAGCGAGAACAAATGGACATTTCAGGGAGAGCCTAGATCAGTAGCACAGAGGTGGCCTGGCCCTGTAATTCTTCACCTTTTGGACTCTTCCCCCAAGTACCAGCTTCCACCGCTTCATCAAGATGGCAGCCCACAGAGTGAATCACTTACAGGGGGCGCCAGAGAGAATCCTTGGCAGGGTTATGCTAGGGTGAAGCCAGACATTCTGATTTCCCACTCTCCACATGTCCCCGCATAGCAGAGTTAAATCTTTGAACTCAGGCgtcctgattccaaatccggAGCTGCCCTGGGAAGGTCTTGGGGAAGATCTGATTCTCCCGAGAAGGGGAAGGGCTTTCACCAGATTCATATGGTTCCATTTCCCTATCAGCCCCCCAGGTGATCCGGAAGATCCGAGTGGAACAGTTTCCCGATGCTTCAGGAAGCCTGAAGCTGTGGTGTCAGTTCTTCAACATCCTTGGTGACTCGGTATTGACCTGGGCCAAAGACCAGCTCCCTGTGGCTGAGGTAGAGCGGAGGTAAGGGGCCTGGCTGCCTTGGCCAGAGCTCGCTGCTTTCAGAGTCTGTGTTTGCCCCATCTAGCCGGCCTGAGAGCTGAGGACTCGGGAATAATATGCTGGAGTCTCTACTATCCCTGGACCTCACTGGGAAGCCGACTCTGGTTTTGTGATAAACACCTTGTGTTGtctgcttttcctcctccttttggtCAGTAAGAGTGCTGGTGGGCCCTTGTGAGCCCCAGGCTCCTCAGTCCCGGTCACACTCCCAGGCTTCtggattctgttttttgtttgtagtGCGGGAGATGAGGGGCCGGCGGCCTTAGCCATTGTACAGGCTTCACCTCGGGACTGTGGTGTGTACCAGTGTACCATCCGGAATGAGCATGGCACCGATTCTACTAATTTCTGTCTCAGCCCTGAGGGTGAGTGAGGAACTTGTCTAGCCCCTGTCCACCACCCTGGGACCCGTGATGCACCATGTCTCTGTCTGCTAAAGCTCTTAGTCACATTCTCCTAACAGAGGCACTGCTGATGGGAAACAGAAGTTGACTCAGCCAACAAATCACTTAGCAAAGCATATTTACTATGTGCTTATTGTGCACCTGCTATTGTGCTGAGCATTGTAGATAccaagcaataaaacaaaacaaaacccaacccaacaACCTCAAACAAACACAACAGTCTGTGTTCTCAAGGAGagtatattctaatagaggagataacAGGTAAGTATCTAGGTACATACAGGACATATACAGAGTATATGAAGGTGATGTGAGACCCAGAGGAAGCCAAGGAGACtaaaagattgggggagggggagagacagggatgtgtgtgtggggggggtcggGTTGAGTAGACCTTTCCAGCCTCAAGCAAAGGTATGGAGAAGGTGATGGAATAATTGTATTCAAGGATTcccaaggaggccagtgtctccTCATCATAGagtgaagaggaaaaagatacccagattatgaagagctttaaatgccaagcagaggaatttatatttgatcttggaggttcTTGggaagtggagaacatttttcccaATCCAGACAGGGGACTCCAGAGCACAGTTTCCTCACCATCTTCCCTTTTCTCATTCAGTGTTGTCGGGATTCATCTCCAGAGAAGAAGTAGAAGGTAGAGTGTGCCCCTTGGGAAATAGCTGATGGGGCTTCGTACCCATCCCAGCTGTCTACGGGGATGCCACCTGCACGGGTTTGGAATTTCTGTTCTAATTTGGAATCTCTTCCCCCATGAGCACCAACCCCTTTCCGTGTAGCCTAGATAGTTTTCCCCTGAGGGGTATGGGAGGGAGAGGTTGAGGAGAACTAGCCTAGAAGGGGTTCATTCTGTCATGCCCCCTGGGTCTCTCTTGTGAGTCTGTGATCTGTCCTTTGCTGGGGATCCAAGAGGAATTAATTCAATGGGATGGGCCCGGCCCTGCAAGCCATTTCTTAAAAAGTAGCTAAGTGCTGCCACTCCCCTCACTGGGGCGTGAGGAAGGCATGCAGCAGGTTGGGACCTTGAGCCTACAAGAGGATGGACAGGCATAGTTTCAAGATCACTTCACCTGGCTCTACTCAGCCAAGCCTCCTCCCATCCCTGGGATGTGACTCTCTGAGGGTTGTGCCTAGGGGACCCCGTCCCACATTTCTCCCATCCTCATCCAGTTGGAGAAGAGATTGAGATGACACCCATGGTATTTGCCAAGGGCCTTGCCGACTCTGGCTGCTGGGGGGACAAGCTCTTTGGGCGACTGGTGAGTGGAGAACTCCGAGGAAGCGGGCGTGGCCGTGGCCTTCGCAAGGCCTCCCAAGCCAAAGTTATCTATGGATTGGAGCCCATCTTCGAGTCGGGCCGAACTTGCGTGATCAAGGTCCCCAACCTGCTTGTGTTTGGGTCCAGCAGTGAGAACTCTCTTCTGGGGAGGAATTATGATGTCACCATCCAGGTACTCAGCCCCTTTGTTGTCATTTCTCAGTCCTAGGTCCTTAactcctcctctccccattccccagCCTATCTTTCCCTTGAATCTGGGAGCTGCATAGGAAGGCTATGCTCCTGAGAAGAAATAGGGGAGCAGTCTCAGCTTTTTGGGGAGGCATCCAAAGGTTTTTAGAAGTTGGGAAAAGTCATTGATGCCTAACATCTCAGAGGTGGTGGGGGAGCTTGGAAATTCGTGCTGTCTAGTCCCCTGCCCGATGTGGGAGTCTGCCAAAGATGGTGATCCACGTCATTGAGATCTACCTCCCTCTGCCTGACATCTTTCTTAGGGCTCTGGAGCTGGGCAAGTTCATCTCCAGGGCTTTGGTTACTTTTCTCCCTCTAGGGATGTAAAATCCAAAACATGAGCCGAGAGTACTGCAAGATCTTTGCCGCCGAGGCCCGAGCCGTCCCTGGCTTTGGGGAGGTTCCTGAGTAagttctccccttctctctctgcccctgGTTTTCTAGGATGCTCCTGAGGTCTAGGGACATTCATTTCCTTCTTAGCATTAGGCAGGTGTCTGTATGATCTCATGGGGGCAGAGTGCCCATAGGAAAAGAGCCAAGCACACGGTTAGTTCTGTACAAGGCATTGTCTTGCACACACTCATTGTAGAGCCCAAGTATGTACACTTACATTCTCACATGTGATTCTGGCCTTGATTTTTCCCTtagtcccttcccccttccccctgctCCCATTACTCCTTGGCTCCGGATATCCCTCTTCAATTGACAGGCTGAAAAATTTAGGCATGGCAAGGGGAAGGGGCTTTGAAAGGCTAAAAGGTTAAGGGTGAGAAGCGGGGGGGGGGCCTTGTGCTCCAGCCTCAAGTGCCATCTCACAAATGCCCAATGGTTTCTTCTGCTTTGGCTGTTGTCATACTGGGGATTTCTTCCTGGACGCCAGACTTAGTGCTTGGTCCCCTGGTGCTTGGGTTTTAGATAGTCTGACTCGAGCTCAAGGTAGTGAGGTTCTGCCCGGCACTGAGTTACATTCTGACCCAGTCCAGGATCTCTTCCACCTAGCCTATCACTTTCCTGTCTCAGTCCCTCACTGTAGTAACTGTATGTGACCCCAGGAAGGCCCCAGGTCTCCCAATCCAGACTCTAATGAGATAAGTACCAAAGAAATTCCTCATCCAGGTGGTTTGGGTGACTGGAGGTGACTGGGTGTGCCCATCATTACCCCCATCTCTATCTTTAAATTGCTGGGAACCCtccagcaataacaataataacaacagaatTTATCGAacgctttataaacattatctcattttatcatcacaacaaccctggggaggaGATaattttattatccctatttcacagatgaataaactgagacaaatggaaatcaagtgacttgcccagggtcacatagctagtaattgtccaaggctg is drawn from Dromiciops gliroides isolate mDroGli1 chromosome 2, mDroGli1.pri, whole genome shotgun sequence and contains these coding sequences:
- the ALPK3 gene encoding alpha-protein kinase 3 isoform X2 — its product is MGSHRPPSRVWSSGLRGGVGADGEDDGPVWTPSPASRNYLLNVRPEIRSTFCSIIAQLTEETQPLFETTLKSRAVSADCDAKFTCIVTGYPEPEVTWYKDDEELDRYCGLPKYEISQQGNRHTLQLYKCQEEDAAIYQASARNAKGIVSCSGVLEVGTMTEYKIHQRWFAKLKRKAEAKMREIEQSRKYGKEMVSEADTMRKLSPDRFQRKRRLSGAREQGPSASCKDLEDGAPEPEFKGETNEPPWSPANGLANSFSGSEVTTNGDATLESGEESGDGFLSYICEAVELISQRPPTKESVAKKKKKEEGPGHKGLRIGEQKPEGERTSENHIPTAAKSDSSRTRGHKEVEKTRLAQRESSPKTTKLDGAERTLESTSPAAQEARSSGKIGVKTDQGPKAPTQDSNVYFSLKDMYLENTQPTATEERPQPRTGSPQGGIPLGALPGMEKGGEKLPPGQPAPPSAQQPPRVFNRKRFAPPKPKCDPSNDSQPCASGGNPSGISGLSPQQGAQVLGISPEPAATVPTPPARRKHKTQESPSQKPKAHRTPCEAPETQVARAPAPSADRRSAAEGLNHNVEGKQGSSEPMDVEMWEEARTQTGRRTPMDVSAQMESTQEDVRTQGNVKQQVVGRMPMESTETDGRTQVGTVTQPEWESGHNQQPTAPDSYTAEVPQRRSSFRRPPMESSHPSLLRPEETQGPALRNAQGSMQSLTAPLGPEAGGRPVDREESRGPGEPVPSEMDKVPRPTEEPEISMEESSPMAEVTSGLSSGSHPTSPRSTKAPSIPRLKAVSLPKKNRQEEQVEGGHAGVAVMPHPEAAQAVGCSDPEAQPPCEASPRVGTPNPGHCAETEAVVSRGGVVGAQGESEPEVPGAELRAPSPVAPDSALIDSLKNYLLLLLKLSSAETDRSETEARGRPEGQQPPAGGPGPPDTLAPTVEIAGLSPRTSRKILERVENNHLIQSAQSLQLSPCTSRRLTGLLDQEVQSGHKALAAGKPLRRNPSPLTVPTIVVGEETQVPAPENSDKGATEESRVGESLWVSGDQGSLRMGKNKREEPCRDAELSGDNGGGLPGATPEELALGARRKRFLPKAKVSGDGEAPAPEDRESPTVSPRGSRKSLAPGSPLIPPKERHSPSQNRKMLEVPRSDDDSADPGSGPKGSGPDSELASEDGKQDEMAKPRKSKDLFKAPQVIRKIRVEQFPDASGSLKLWCQFFNILGDSVLTWAKDQLPVAEVERSAGDEGPAALAIVQASPRDCGVYQCTIRNEHGTDSTNFCLSPEVLSGFISREEVEVGEEIEMTPMVFAKGLADSGCWGDKLFGRLVSGELRGSGRGRGLRKASQAKVIYGLEPIFESGRTCVIKVPNLLVFGSSSENSLLGRNYDVTIQGCKIQNMSREYCKIFAAEARAVPGFGEVPEIIPLYLIYRPANNIPYATLEEYLGRPLEPYCARDWESGGLQAAPATSEAAQKCRTFQHWLYQWTNGSFLVTDLAGVDWKMTDVQIATKFKGYQGLKESCFPGLLEQFAVSHQCNAHCEMLGLKSLKSLETLYPTAKAKGSKSPSSGRKAPSSTQLSPQLQKKGHPSPQGPRKSTSSLKAIPRSPETADTQLNSQPAAQERGSKAQGM